The nucleotide window ACGTTTCTTCGCCTTTTCGCCACTATGGCGGCTCTCGTCTCGTCCATGCTCGGTTGGTTGCGACGCATCGTGACTATGTACTGCTCCGCGGGTGTGATACTTTCTGAAGCGTAACGCTCGAAACACCTCGTTTTGTACAATACCTTAATCGCCTTATCACTTCCTTaaccgataaaaataattgatatttcTACAGTTGCAACGGTCTTCTCGCTAACGGCTTCACCGCTTCCTTTTTCAAAAGGAAGTTGTCCCCCTCCTCCAATCAGAACGCAGTTGCAACGACCTTCGTGCTAATAGTTTCACCACTTCctattttcataggaaatcaaCGTCATCGTTGATACTATAATGACCCCAAGGAAGAGTATTGATCAAATTATTGCAAATGTATCGTTTATCGTCGTACGGACTCAGCGCCAATTTCATTTCGGATACCGAATACACCTGATGCTGTACGGACATTATACGATTATTGCTAACACTTTTCTCCGTATAATTATGAAGGCACTCGATATAGTCTTTGAAACTTATATCCCTAGCCGTGGCATTCGTTCTAATGCCTTTTATCTTTTTGGTTTCACAGCACGCGTCCTCGCTGTCGCGCACGCGAGTCGCGTACATTTTCGAGCGAAGTCCTACGAATTCCGTCATAATTTTGCCACCGTTCTCGTCCTTCATCAAACCCAGTATCTTTTTGTTCGCGATCGGAACGCCGTACACGTTGTTCTCAGCATAATTGCTCGTGTCGTATCGATTGATATCGCGTTTCAACAGCTCATACGCGTCGTCGCAAACGATCTCGTATATCAAgctgtccgtgtccgtgtataaaatcttacagttttcttttaaatttggaTACATATAGCCATAATGAAAGTCGTACAAACAGCATTTAGATATATCCAATACGGACATGCCTATGTATACgggtttataaaatttaatattcgtttTTTTCAGTTGAATCGCAACGAAATCCTCCGAGAACACCGTGCAACTGTGAAAATTCGGTCTAGCTATCAATCTTTCGACACCGTGTCGACCGTCCCACCGAGAGAGTAATTTCACGCTCGCGTGATTCCGAACGTTCTCCATAGTCTTTCCGAACACCGCGTTATTCATtagcttgaacaaattttttgaaaaatcgttgtTCGCGTTGGTGcgtaatttagtgttcaaatcgATGTAGCTGTACAGCCATCGAGACTGTCGAAACTCTAAAATTCGATAAATTTTCCCTAATTTCAAACCGTGTCGCAAACTTTGCTGCagatatcgataatgcagaacGTATCGCTCCTTATCGCGAAGCGTTGCCAGCAACTTCCTTTGACTCGAGCCGGCCGTCGCCTTGTCGTGACTCGGGCAAAACGGAAGATCCGCGTGAGCGTCATGAATTTCGCGCGGATACTCTAAATCCACCTCCAAAATGTATCCTACGGGACTGTCGATTGGAATAGATTCAACGTTAAAATTATCTATATGCGCCCGTTCGTCCACCCAGCGAAAACCGCTGTGTGGCAGAGGTTGCGACATGGCCCAACCGTATAAATTATTAACGTCGAAATACATTAGATAGGTGGACGGCTCGCTCGAATCGTACGTCGGTAAATACTTGTTATTGGCACGCGCATACCTGTGAGAACATTGACTCAGTCCACCGCGTATTCCACGCTCCACGAACAATAGCATGTCCACGTCGGTGAACAGATCCAGTTCGATCTTTGTCATTTTTAACATCACGTCCcacgcgaaaccggggagcgtgTAATAATGCGCCGGATCGAGTTTATAGTTCTCGAGACAGTCTtcgcggaaattttcaaaaacatctGCCAGCAACAGTACGTCCAATTTTAAATACAAATCGCTGTACTGTCCCAACGTCTTTATAGCGAAACGAGACCAAACCGTAATCGCGTGAAGATAATCGGTGTCCGATATCTCGCTGGTACATAACCGATTGTAAAATGCTTCGCGCGGCGGCAATCGCTCCTCTTTTAGTTTATCGTACGACGTTAGATAGTCGTACGGAAAAACGCCTTTTCTCGTTAAAAGATTGAAATCGCTGTCGGAAAGATGTGCAAATTCGCCTCGTACGACGCGCAATTTACTCTTGTCCAAATACGAGGATAACTTGTCCAGACTAGAATTCAGGAATTTGAATGAATCGATGAATCGAAACTTTATCAACTTCCTGTAATCTCTTCCCATCCCCCCGTCGTTCTCAACGTGTTTCGTGAACGAGATGTACCGCTCTTTCGTCAGCGGTAACACGTCTATCTTCCCCTTGAACGCGTTTGCCAATTCCTTAATGATAAAATGCGCGTCGTAACCGGACAAATTGTGGAAAACCACTGGTATCACGTACGAAGATTGATAATTCAAATTACAAGCGTTATGCGCCGGACCGCGATACGCGCCCGTGATATGACAATGATCATGCACTTTTTCGTCGCAGTCGTTGAACGGTTTTTCACATACGTGGCAACACGTGGCTgtaagaaaatctaatttttctgcTTCGGTCAATGTCCTCATCGACACGTTTTTATCAAGTATCTTCTGTAATTTACAACTTAACTCGTGCAACTTTGTCGCGAACCATGTCGAGCATCCCTCTTCTCTGGAACAAGCCCGATACTCGCACAGGGAAGCATTGTATCCACAATGCATGTAATAACCAATACTGAACGCGTGGTGATGTTGATACTGCGTGCGCGCCCCGCGGCTCTGTCCTTCATGTTTCTCCAGCAAACATTCCAAATCGGCGTAAATAACGAACGGCGCCCGTTCTTTGTACGCGTAGTTGGTCCGAGGTCGGAAGCGTCAGAGCGCATTCGTTCATTCGTTCGCAATCGACCGTATGAGCGTCTAATCTCTCTTGCGACGGGAAATATTGTAAGCATCTgagaaggaaaaaaatataCCATGGTCTTTAactggaaaaggaaaaaaaaatgctCTCAACTTACCGGTCGCAAATATACATGCGATGGCTATCCTTGCTAAGCTGCGACGAAACCAATCGCGACAAATTTCTTATGCACGTGTAATGATGGCGCGAATCATTCCTCCCCCGTAGAAGCAACAAATTGGCGT belongs to Halictus rubicundus isolate RS-2024b unplaced genomic scaffold, iyHalRubi1_principal scaffold0035, whole genome shotgun sequence and includes:
- the LOC143363340 gene encoding uncharacterized protein LOC143363340, which encodes MENVRNHASVKLLSRWDGRHGVERLIARPNFHSCTVFSEDFVAIQLKKTNIKFYKPVYIGMSVLDISKCCLYDFHYGYMYPNLKENCKILYTDTDSLIYEIVCDDAYELLKRDINRYDTSNYAENNVYGVPIANKKILGLMKDENGGKIMTEFVGLRSKMYATRVRDSEDACCETKKIKGIRTNATARDISFKDYIECLHNYTEKSVSNNRIMSVQHQVYSVSEMKLALSPYDDKRYICNNLINTLPWGHYSINDDVDFL
- the LOC143363342 gene encoding uncharacterized protein LOC143363342; the protein is MPLIILTPPFLPIRKRKLFLTDDEDEDIDYYHYDNNNNNNNDDDFSDEEPRKTLIERLMRIDATSRICFFYTKRFSQVVAPWPAIDSPSKILNILETGERRIVVPVGYWSLSKILHLIVNCNKYQPLQAGCNVSVPREIQLKRAIVNVKSNDEACFFWAVVAGLYPVEKNSERFSSYPHYRTVLRTEGFQLPMSFKDIRKFERVNDVSVNVFEWVRKKCGALHLTEKKRSKHANLLLLRGRNDSRHHYTCIRNLSRLVSSQLSKDSHRMYICDRCLQYFPSQERLDAHTVDCERMNECALTLPTSDQLRSRGARTQYQHHHAFSIGYYMHCGYNASLCEYRACSREEGCSTWFATKLHELSCKLQKILDKNVSMRTLTEAEKLDFLTATCCHVCEKPFNDCDEKVHDHCHITGAYRGPAHNACNLNYQSSYVIPVVFHNLSGYDAHFIIKELANAFKGKIDVLPLTKERYISFTKHVENDGGMGRDYRKLIKFRFIDSFKFLNSSLDKLSSYLDKSKLRVVRGEFAHLSDSDFNLLTRKGVFPYDYLTSYDKLKEERLPPREAFYNRLCTSEISDTDYLHAITVWSRFAIKTLGQYSDLYLKLDVLLLADVFENFREDCLENYKLDPAHYYTLPGFAWDVMLKMTKIELDLFTDVDMLLFVERGIRGGLSQCSHRYARANNKYLPTYDSSEPSTYLMYFDVNNLYGWAMSQPLPHSGFRWVDERAHIDNFNVESIPIDSPVGYILEVDLEYPREIHDAHADLPFCPSHDKATAGSSQRKLLSFDSLDGCTATSI